The Malus domestica chromosome 10, GDT2T_hap1 nucleotide sequence CTCGAGAGGCATGACTACGCCATCCTTTTCAGGCTGAAAATGGGCCTCAATCGGTACGGCCCAGCAATCTCGGGTATTGGCTCGGCATCTTCTGAATCTGGGCCTGCTTCGACAGAATCCAAGATTGCTGAGAAGACTGCATTTGATATAAAGATTGAGAAATTTGACGCAGCGGCAAAGATCAAGATCATAAAGGAGGTTAGGACTTTCACCGACTTGGGACTGAAGGAGGCTAAAGAGTTGGTGGAGAAGGTCCCTGTTGTGGTGAAGAAAGGGTTAACCAAGGAGGAGGCGGGGCCCATTGTCGACAAGCTTAAGGAGTTGGGTGCCACTGTGGTATTGGAATAATTATGCTATTTTGTTTTGcttatttcttttgtttcctttcACTTAGGATAGTT carries:
- the LOC108171910 gene encoding uncharacterized protein is translated as MASSLQRFSSHVRLSRTTFVSGSKPFLVDAFVEIKPAEHVMGLPATTATQHGPGSLSRFASTLSRALSTATAANETQTQKLERIADELLDLTKLERHDYAILFRLKMGLNRYGPAISGIGSASSESGPASTESKIAEKTAFDIKIEKFDAAAKIKIIKEVRTFTDLGLKEAKELVEKVPVVVKKGLTKEEAGPIVDKLKELGATVVLE